A stretch of DNA from Planococcus antarcticus DSM 14505:
AGCGTGGCCGTGCACTTGGGTTGGCAGCTCTTGGTGGCATGATTGGTTCGGCGGCTTTTCCGCTGCTCAATGTGTGGCTGATCGAAGCGTATGGATGGAGAACAGCTTGGCAAATTCTTGGTGCATCCATTGTCATTATTTTTACGCCTTTGGCATTTTTCTTTATCCGGAATCGTCCAGAAGATATTGGCTTGAGACCAGACAATGGGCCACTTTCGAGCGAGTCAGAACAGCATAAGCCTTTATCTTCAGACATCAGTTGGACGGTAAAAGAAGCCAAAAAGACCCGTTCTTTCTGGTTGCTGCTATTTTGTGTGGTTGTTCCTGCGTTAGTTAATACCGGTATGACTTTCCATTTGGTTTCTATCTTTTCTATCGAATCACTGGCTCCAGAAACGGCAGCGACTGTCTTGAGCTTAATGGCAGTCATTGGTTTCCCGGTAACTTTCCTGGCAGGCTACTTGCTGGATAAAATCAGTGTGCAATGGATGCTGGCGATTGTTTTTGCAGGCGAAATTGTATCGATTTTCCTGCTGAAACAAGCCGATGCGTTTTCCGGCGCGATTTTGTTTGCGGTCGTTTGGGGATTCATGCTGGGCATCGAACGAGTGACACTCAGCGTTGTCTGGCCCAATTATTTTGGTCTCCAATATCTTGGCAGCATTACAGGAATTTCGATGGCCTTTATGGTCGTGGGATCTGCTCTCGGTCCGTTGCCATTCGGTTTGTTTTACGATTTCTTTGGTGGCTACGAAGAAGTATTATGGGGAATTATGATTTTCCCACTTCTTGGAATCATTGCAGCTTTACTGGCAAATTCGCCGGAAAAAGAGCTTATTGAAGAAAGTTGAAAACTAGATTTGGAGCAGCAAATTAAAAAAGGCAGAAAGGGATAAGACCCTTTCCGCCTTTTTTAGCTATTAGCCTGTTTTTTCTCAATTGCCAATAGAAAAGGCGGAGAATGTTGTTGATTAATGAATTCGTATTTAAGAACGTCAAATGATTTTTGCGGCAAAGTTGAAACGAATTCCGTGACGGCGTCCCGTTCTTCACTGCCGCCTTCATGTCCGCTGTATACCACAACTAATAAAACACCTTGAATCTTTAAAAGATCTAAGCATTGTTCGAGAGCGGCTAACGTACTTTGCGCTTTCGTGATTATGTTGTGGTCGCCTTTTGGCAAGTAGCCAAGATTGAAAACAGCTGCTGAAATAAGCTCCGTAACATAATCTTTTATTTTGGCATGGCTGTCGTAGACAAGAGTTACTTGTTGAAAGTCTTTGACTCGTTCACCAGTTGCCTCTATTGCTTCTGCTTGGATGTCAAAAGCAAAAACTTTGCCGGAAGCTCCAGTTAATCCCGCGAGGAAATGCGTATCGTGACCGTTGCCGGCAGTGCCGTCGATTACCGAGTCTCCTGGAGAAACAGCTTGTTCAAGCAGGAATTTTGTATAAGGCAAAACGCGTTGCAAGGTCATAACGTTACACTCCTAGCCACTAGTTTTCCTTGCCAACTTTCACGGCGTTCGAGTTCAGCATCAATGCCGTTTAAGACTTCCCATTTGTTAGCACTCCACATCGGACCAATCATTAGAT
This window harbors:
- a CDS encoding MFS transporter; translation: MNSTSKKQNMISKNGVIHTPFYYGWIIVILAGLSHFFSGPGQTYSNAIFIDYYIEEFGWSRSMVSGIYSSATLLAGFLLFIIGRMIDKIGARKMAIIVSLLLAAASIFNSMVVNSVMLFFGFFAVRLFGQGSMSLVPNSLVPQWFIQKRGRALGLAALGGMIGSAAFPLLNVWLIEAYGWRTAWQILGASIVIIFTPLAFFFIRNRPEDIGLRPDNGPLSSESEQHKPLSSDISWTVKEAKKTRSFWLLLFCVVVPALVNTGMTFHLVSIFSIESLAPETAATVLSLMAVIGFPVTFLAGYLLDKISVQWMLAIVFAGEIVSIFLLKQADAFSGAILFAVVWGFMLGIERVTLSVVWPNYFGLQYLGSITGISMAFMVVGSALGPLPFGLFYDFFGGYEEVLWGIMIFPLLGIIAALLANSPEKELIEES
- a CDS encoding class I SAM-dependent methyltransferase, which encodes MTLQRVLPYTKFLLEQAVSPGDSVIDGTAGNGHDTHFLAGLTGASGKVFAFDIQAEAIEATGERVKDFQQVTLVYDSHAKIKDYVTELISAAVFNLGYLPKGDHNIITKAQSTLAALEQCLDLLKIQGVLLVVVYSGHEGGSEERDAVTEFVSTLPQKSFDVLKYEFINQQHSPPFLLAIEKKQANS